One Devosia lacusdianchii genomic window carries:
- a CDS encoding aldo/keto reductase, producing MTYQAAPGRYETMQYRNAGSSGLKLPVISLGLWQNFGGTRDYPSAFAILGRAFDAGVTHFDLANNYGPPPGAAEELFGQVMARDFHPYRDELIISSKAGYRMWDGPYGEWGSRKNLIASCDQSLKRLGLDYVDIFYSHRYDPKTPLEETMGALATIVAQGKALYVGISNYPEAETREAHRILKALGVPCILHQPSYSTLNRWIEDDHTVDACGELGIGIIAFSPLAQGVLSGKYNTGDTKGARGTSNNPFLKAENIKPGTLAAVEALGHIARARGQTMPQLALAWVLRRKEMTSALIGVRTVEQLDDNLGVLNNLDFTAEELAAIDAASASGLTDGKPRW from the coding sequence ATGACCTATCAAGCCGCGCCCGGGCGCTACGAAACCATGCAATACCGCAATGCCGGCAGTTCGGGGCTCAAGCTCCCCGTCATCAGCCTCGGCCTCTGGCAGAATTTCGGCGGCACCCGCGATTATCCCTCGGCCTTCGCCATCCTCGGCCGCGCCTTCGACGCCGGCGTGACCCATTTCGATCTCGCCAACAATTACGGTCCCCCGCCCGGTGCCGCCGAAGAGCTGTTCGGCCAGGTCATGGCCCGCGATTTCCACCCCTATCGCGACGAACTCATCATCTCGTCCAAGGCCGGCTATCGCATGTGGGACGGTCCGTACGGCGAGTGGGGCAGCCGCAAGAACCTGATCGCCTCATGCGACCAGTCGCTCAAGCGCCTCGGCCTCGACTATGTCGATATCTTCTATTCGCACCGCTACGACCCCAAGACCCCGCTTGAAGAGACCATGGGCGCCCTCGCCACCATCGTCGCTCAGGGCAAGGCGCTCTATGTCGGCATTTCCAACTATCCGGAAGCCGAAACCCGCGAAGCGCACCGCATCCTCAAGGCGCTCGGGGTGCCCTGCATCCTGCACCAGCCGAGCTATTCGACGCTCAACCGCTGGATCGAGGACGATCACACCGTCGACGCCTGCGGGGAACTGGGCATCGGCATCATCGCCTTCTCGCCACTGGCGCAGGGCGTGCTCTCGGGCAAATACAACACCGGCGACACCAAGGGCGCCCGCGGCACGAGCAACAATCCGTTCCTCAAGGCCGAAAACATCAAGCCGGGCACCCTTGCCGCTGTCGAAGCCCTCGGCCACATCGCCAGGGCGCGTGGCCAGACCATGCCTCAGCTTGCCTTGGCCTGGGTGCTGCGCCGCAAGGAGATGACCTCGGCCCTGATCGGGGTGCGCACCGTCGAGCAGCTCGACGACAATCTGGGCGTGCTCAACAACCTCGATTTCACCGCCGAGGAGCTGGCCGCCATTGACGCCGCCTCAGCCTCCGGGCTGACCGACGGCAAGCCCCGCTGGTGA
- a CDS encoding HpcH/HpaI aldolase/citrate lyase family protein translates to MRSLLYVPANSERFVGKAHARGADAIILDLEDAVAAADKPAARAALADAVPSVGQNGAKVFVRINADDDLMLDDAEAACRAGAYGLYVPKAQDADTFGRLAGFLGPVEAELGRAEMVFVAIIEDAGAVLNARAIALGPRLMALSLGGEDLALNLGAEPVPDVLRFPKLMVHYAAKAEGLLSFGMLRSTADYADAAGIAEAAAEARRHGFDGATCVHPAVVPLLNAAFAPSADELDWALRVVAAAEGQVGAFVVDGRMVDAPVIARARRILGDRSTHS, encoded by the coding sequence ATGCGATCGCTGCTCTATGTGCCGGCCAATTCGGAACGCTTTGTCGGCAAGGCGCATGCGCGTGGGGCGGATGCGATCATTCTCGATCTCGAGGATGCCGTCGCCGCTGCGGACAAACCGGCAGCGCGGGCGGCGCTGGCGGACGCGGTGCCATCTGTGGGACAGAACGGCGCCAAGGTGTTCGTTCGGATCAATGCCGACGACGATCTGATGCTTGATGACGCAGAGGCGGCCTGCCGGGCGGGTGCCTATGGGCTCTATGTGCCCAAGGCCCAGGATGCCGATACCTTCGGGCGGCTGGCGGGGTTTCTGGGGCCTGTTGAGGCCGAGCTCGGACGCGCTGAAATGGTATTCGTGGCGATCATCGAGGATGCCGGGGCGGTGCTCAATGCGCGGGCCATTGCGCTGGGGCCGCGGCTGATGGCGCTCAGCCTGGGCGGCGAGGACCTTGCGCTCAACCTAGGCGCGGAGCCGGTGCCGGATGTGCTGCGGTTTCCCAAGCTGATGGTGCATTACGCGGCCAAGGCAGAGGGCTTGCTGTCGTTCGGGATGCTGCGGTCGACGGCGGATTATGCGGATGCTGCAGGCATTGCCGAAGCGGCGGCCGAAGCGCGGCGGCATGGGTTCGATGGCGCAACATGCGTGCATCCGGCGGTAGTGCCGCTGCTGAATGCGGCGTTTGCGCCGAGCGCGGATGAATTGGATTGGGCGCTACGGGTGGTCGCGGCAGCCGAGGGGCAGGTCGGGGCATTCGTGGTGGACGGGCGCATGGTGGATGCGCCGGTGATTGCGCGGGCGCGGCGGATTTTGGGAGATCGGAGTACCCACTCCTAG
- a CDS encoding CaiB/BaiF CoA transferase family protein: protein MTFTRKTFDPSATGPLTGIRVLDLSRLMAGNMLSLQLADFGADVIKIEAPAGDPLRDWKDDGHSLFWKTYGRNKRSVALNLRHAAAMEALWALVDGADVFIENYRPGTLEQMGLAPEALLARNPDLIIVRISGFGQTGPYAQFPGFGTIIEGMSGFADRTGFPDREPVLPPLALADMIAGIYGASATTMALYARQNGRARGQVIDLSLLEPMFSVLGPEAAIHAVTGKIKQRVGSASNTASPRNVYRCADGKYLALSGSTPAVARRIFEIIGRPDMNSDPRFATNSDRVKHRSLVDEAVGAWFAARDSVEALAIMRESGATVGPIYNIADAMADRHFGEREIIVDVEDAEFGTLPMHDIVPHMSATPGVWRRAAPDIGEHTREVLAEAGLDDAAIDGAMVP from the coding sequence ATGACCTTCACCCGCAAAACCTTCGACCCATCTGCCACCGGCCCCCTTACCGGCATTCGCGTGCTCGATCTCAGCCGGTTGATGGCGGGCAATATGCTCAGCCTGCAGCTCGCCGATTTCGGTGCCGATGTCATCAAGATCGAGGCGCCGGCGGGGGATCCGTTGCGGGACTGGAAGGATGACGGGCATTCGTTGTTCTGGAAGACCTATGGGCGCAACAAGCGCTCGGTGGCGCTGAACCTGCGGCATGCGGCGGCGATGGAAGCGCTGTGGGCGCTGGTCGATGGGGCGGATGTGTTCATCGAGAATTATCGGCCGGGCACGCTGGAGCAGATGGGATTGGCGCCCGAAGCCTTGCTGGCGCGTAATCCGGACCTGATCATCGTGCGGATTTCGGGGTTCGGACAGACCGGGCCTTATGCGCAGTTTCCGGGGTTTGGGACGATCATCGAGGGCATGAGCGGCTTTGCCGATCGGACCGGATTTCCCGATCGCGAGCCGGTGCTGCCGCCGCTAGCGCTCGCCGACATGATTGCGGGCATCTATGGCGCGTCGGCGACGACGATGGCGCTTTATGCGCGGCAGAATGGGCGGGCGCGCGGGCAGGTGATCGACCTGAGCCTGCTGGAGCCGATGTTCTCGGTGCTGGGGCCGGAGGCGGCCATTCACGCGGTGACCGGCAAGATCAAGCAGCGGGTGGGCAGCGCTTCCAATACCGCGTCGCCGCGCAATGTCTATCGCTGTGCTGATGGGAAGTACCTGGCGCTGTCGGGCTCGACGCCTGCAGTGGCGCGGCGGATTTTCGAGATTATCGGGCGGCCGGACATGAACAGCGATCCGCGCTTTGCCACCAATTCGGATCGGGTGAAGCATCGATCGCTGGTGGACGAGGCGGTGGGGGCGTGGTTCGCGGCGCGCGATAGCGTTGAGGCGTTGGCGATTATGCGGGAATCTGGCGCAACGGTCGGGCCGATCTACAACATTGCGGACGCCATGGCCGACCGGCATTTCGGTGAACGCGAGATTATCGTCGACGTCGAAGACGCCGAATTCGGCACGCTGCCGATGCATGATATCGTGCCGCATATGTCGGCGACGCCTGGCGTGTGGCGGCGAGCGGCGCCTGACATAGGTGAGCATACGCGCGAGGTGCTGGCTGAGGCGGGGCTGGATGACGCGGCGATAGATGGAGCCATGGTGCCGTGA
- a CDS encoding ABC transporter ATP-binding protein has protein sequence MSEIELKRVGKTYGQVRVLNDISLEMGDGEFVVLVGPSGCGKSTLLRMIAGLEDISSGQITIGGKVVNNMPAKERDLAMVFQNYALYPHMKVADNMSFALKLAGTSKAEIKKRVDEAAEILGLEKLLDRLPRELSGGQRQRVAMGRAIVRNPRAFLFDEPLSNLDAKLRVKMRGEIKRLHQRLGKTTIYVTHDQTEAMTMADKIVVLNGGNIEQAGAPLELYNNPANLFVASFIGSPEINLFEATYQGGTDVALQNGVKLPLGEALDVPAGTQIVYGVRPQHITLAETGVPATVVVVEPTGDAQEVLARIGDQDISIVVRDHALLSPDENIHLNIDPPRLLIFDKTSGLRLR, from the coding sequence GTGTCTGAAATCGAACTGAAGCGGGTCGGCAAGACGTATGGGCAGGTGCGGGTGCTCAACGACATTTCGCTTGAAATGGGCGATGGCGAGTTCGTGGTGCTGGTCGGTCCTTCCGGGTGTGGGAAATCGACCTTGCTGCGGATGATTGCCGGGCTCGAGGATATTTCCTCGGGCCAGATCACCATTGGCGGCAAGGTGGTCAACAATATGCCGGCCAAGGAACGCGACCTGGCCATGGTGTTCCAGAATTATGCGCTCTACCCGCATATGAAGGTGGCGGACAATATGAGCTTTGCGCTCAAGCTCGCCGGCACCAGCAAGGCCGAAATCAAGAAGCGGGTCGACGAGGCGGCCGAGATTCTAGGGCTGGAAAAGCTGCTGGATCGGTTGCCGCGCGAACTTTCGGGCGGGCAAAGGCAGCGCGTGGCCATGGGTCGTGCCATCGTGCGCAATCCGCGGGCGTTCCTGTTCGACGAGCCGCTGAGCAATCTCGACGCCAAGCTGCGCGTCAAGATGCGCGGCGAGATCAAGCGGCTGCATCAGCGGCTGGGCAAGACGACGATCTATGTGACGCATGACCAGACCGAGGCCATGACCATGGCCGACAAGATCGTGGTGCTGAATGGCGGCAATATCGAGCAGGCGGGAGCGCCGCTGGAGCTCTACAACAATCCGGCCAATTTGTTCGTCGCGAGCTTCATCGGTTCGCCCGAGATCAACCTGTTCGAGGCGACCTATCAGGGTGGGACGGACGTAGCGTTGCAGAATGGCGTGAAGCTGCCGCTCGGTGAGGCGCTGGATGTGCCTGCAGGGACGCAGATCGTTTATGGCGTGCGGCCGCAGCATATCACGCTGGCGGAGACGGGCGTTCCTGCGACTGTTGTGGTGGTCGAGCCGACGGGCGATGCGCAGGAGGTGCTGGCGCGGATCGGCGACCAGGACATTTCCATCGTGGTGCGGGACCATGCGCTGCTGAGCCCGGACGAGAATATCCACCTCAATATCGATCCGCCGCGGCTATTGATTTTCGACAAGACGAGCGGGTTGCGGTTGCGGTGA
- a CDS encoding ADP-ribosylglycohydrolase family protein, with protein sequence MLSETKILEKIYAGFIGKAIGVRLGAPVEPTIWSYERIQKTYGEVTQYLRDFKNFAADDDTNGPVYFIRALRDYGLNATAEDVGKTWLNYAAEEHGMYWWGGFGVSTEHTAYRNLRAGIPAPQSGSIAQNGTTVAEQIGGQIFIDSWGWVNPGNPQKAADMSAMAASVAHDGDGLNGARFCAAAIAAAFDATSIDAIIKTAMATIDAGSTYARVCQAVIDFHKANPDDWRACRDMLTAQWGYDRYPGVCHIIPNAGVTIMSILYGKGDLPRTVEIATMAGWDTDCNAGNAGAIVGTFQGLQPGWDKYRKPINDFLVASGIVGSINIVDIPSFARELTVLALQLAGREVPKLWLEDMTRRGVRFDFDLPGSTHGFRTEGFNQITLKGGTERHTEDSRGSLEIQLDRLERGQGGRVFWKPFYRRSDFDDERYRPMFSPVLDAGQTVSFKVWLDPWNGDGNLRIAPYIRRTMSGAIEETGAWHVPSAEGWQEISFVVPDGDEAIDEVGISIEYFGRLKFLGRLFLADFRFGGAGRTVIDPAKEIQELGAITRFTWNRGHWTKSGDRIQGHTATDADLWTGHYYARDLVVTADIQRLSGVSQLVTARVQGTGRFYAAGFEGDEVVILKEDFGSTVLARAPFKIETGKSYAFGFALEGDKLSFAVDGKVLIEATDATYGYGMTGIRLASAGRVSVGKIEIVETA encoded by the coding sequence ATGCTCTCCGAAACAAAAATTCTTGAAAAAATCTATGCCGGCTTTATCGGCAAGGCCATTGGCGTGCGGCTGGGCGCCCCGGTCGAACCGACCATCTGGAGCTATGAGCGCATCCAGAAGACCTATGGCGAGGTGACGCAGTATCTGCGCGATTTCAAGAATTTCGCGGCCGACGACGACACTAATGGTCCGGTCTATTTCATCCGCGCACTGCGTGATTACGGGCTGAACGCGACCGCCGAGGATGTGGGCAAGACCTGGCTCAACTATGCCGCCGAAGAGCATGGCATGTATTGGTGGGGCGGGTTTGGCGTTTCGACCGAGCATACGGCCTATCGCAATCTGCGGGCCGGTATCCCGGCGCCGCAATCGGGCTCGATTGCGCAGAACGGCACCACGGTGGCTGAGCAGATCGGCGGGCAGATTTTCATCGACAGCTGGGGCTGGGTGAATCCGGGTAATCCGCAGAAGGCGGCGGATATGTCGGCAATGGCAGCGAGCGTCGCGCATGACGGCGATGGCCTCAATGGCGCGCGGTTCTGCGCAGCGGCGATCGCGGCAGCGTTTGACGCCACCAGCATCGACGCGATCATCAAGACGGCGATGGCGACGATCGATGCCGGCTCGACCTATGCGCGGGTCTGCCAGGCGGTGATCGATTTTCACAAGGCCAATCCGGATGACTGGCGCGCCTGTCGCGACATGCTGACGGCGCAGTGGGGCTATGACCGCTATCCGGGCGTCTGCCACATCATTCCCAATGCGGGCGTGACCATCATGTCGATCCTCTATGGCAAGGGTGACCTGCCGCGGACGGTCGAGATTGCGACGATGGCGGGCTGGGATACGGACTGCAATGCGGGCAATGCCGGGGCGATCGTCGGCACGTTCCAGGGGCTGCAGCCGGGCTGGGACAAGTATCGCAAGCCGATCAACGATTTCCTGGTGGCCTCGGGCATTGTGGGCTCGATCAACATTGTCGATATCCCGAGCTTTGCGCGGGAATTGACGGTGCTGGCGTTGCAGCTGGCGGGGCGCGAAGTGCCCAAGCTGTGGCTGGAGGACATGACGCGGCGCGGGGTGCGGTTCGACTTCGATTTGCCGGGTTCGACGCATGGTTTCCGCACCGAGGGGTTCAACCAGATCACGCTCAAGGGCGGGACGGAGCGGCATACGGAAGACTCGCGCGGGTCGCTGGAGATCCAGCTTGACCGGCTGGAGCGCGGGCAGGGCGGCCGGGTGTTCTGGAAGCCGTTCTATCGGCGCAGCGATTTCGACGACGAACGCTATCGGCCGATGTTCTCGCCGGTGCTGGATGCGGGGCAGACGGTATCGTTCAAGGTGTGGCTCGATCCGTGGAATGGCGACGGGAACCTGCGGATTGCGCCCTATATCCGCCGCACGATGAGCGGGGCGATCGAGGAGACGGGCGCCTGGCATGTGCCATCGGCCGAGGGCTGGCAGGAGATCAGCTTTGTGGTCCCTGATGGTGACGAGGCGATCGACGAGGTGGGTATTTCCATCGAGTATTTCGGGCGGCTCAAGTTTTTGGGCCGGCTGTTCCTGGCCGATTTCCGCTTTGGCGGGGCGGGCAGGACGGTCATCGATCCGGCCAAGGAAATCCAGGAGCTGGGGGCGATTACCCGGTTTACCTGGAACCGCGGGCACTGGACCAAGTCGGGCGATCGCATCCAGGGGCATACGGCAACGGATGCTGATCTGTGGACCGGGCATTATTATGCGCGGGATCTTGTTGTGACGGCGGATATCCAGCGGCTCTCGGGCGTGTCGCAATTGGTGACGGCGCGCGTGCAGGGGACCGGGCGGTTCTATGCGGCGGGCTTTGAGGGTGACGAAGTGGTCATTCTCAAGGAGGACTTCGGCAGCACCGTCTTGGCTCGGGCGCCGTTCAAGATCGAGACCGGCAAGAGCTATGCTTTCGGGTTTGCGCTTGAGGGCGACAAGCTCAGCTTTGCCGTGGATGGTAAGGTGCTGATCGAGGCGACGGACGCCACTTATGGCTATGGCATGACGGGCATTCGGTTGGCTTCGGCCGGGCGGGTGAGCGTTGGCAAGATTGAGATCGTCGAGACGGCATAA
- a CDS encoding ADP-ribosylglycohydrolase family protein, whose amino-acid sequence MPNSLRGRVRAMLHGIALGDALGAPVEKLSAADIRQRYGRVTSLNTAWHKMSLDATARNGRVRGNGIVTDDTLMTLALMNIYGDVNRHLDAWDMADGMVRQIAWTPQWVPELQREAMLIDRLFYPEKWIFQRHQLSSCDPRQGGIGNMVNCGAAMYIAPIGVVNAADPKAAYDEAIAFASGHQESFGLEAAGVVAAAVAAAFVPGTTIDAVVETVVGLAKDGTRDAIVDIAGIARSLRGSGASHEAVCDAFHAAIAKYSPMGDDVNHSPARIGRQTDAYRPSRLNAIEELPLALGFCLVNDGDFRPSIEDGINSGRDTDSIGVMAGAILGAMHGESVIDAADRELLDSANKLDLTASADAFTATAKAILAADHQAAEARQRARLTLV is encoded by the coding sequence ATGCCTAATTCCCTTCGCGGACGCGTTCGCGCCATGCTGCATGGTATTGCTCTCGGCGATGCGCTTGGCGCGCCGGTGGAGAAGCTTTCGGCGGCCGATATCCGGCAGCGCTATGGACGGGTGACCTCGCTGAATACGGCGTGGCACAAGATGAGCCTTGATGCGACGGCGCGGAACGGGCGCGTGCGCGGCAATGGCATCGTCACCGACGATACGCTGATGACGCTGGCGCTGATGAACATCTATGGCGATGTGAACAGGCATCTGGACGCCTGGGACATGGCTGACGGCATGGTGCGCCAGATCGCCTGGACACCGCAATGGGTGCCGGAATTGCAGCGCGAGGCGATGCTGATCGATCGACTGTTTTATCCGGAAAAGTGGATCTTCCAGCGGCACCAGCTGAGCTCGTGCGACCCGCGCCAGGGCGGTATCGGCAACATGGTGAACTGCGGCGCGGCTATGTATATCGCGCCGATCGGGGTGGTGAATGCGGCCGACCCAAAGGCCGCCTATGACGAGGCCATCGCCTTTGCGTCGGGGCACCAGGAGAGCTTTGGGCTGGAGGCGGCTGGCGTGGTTGCCGCGGCGGTGGCGGCGGCTTTCGTGCCGGGGACGACGATCGATGCTGTTGTCGAGACGGTCGTTGGGCTGGCCAAGGACGGCACAAGGGATGCCATTGTCGATATTGCCGGAATTGCGCGCTCACTGCGCGGCAGCGGCGCCAGCCACGAGGCGGTGTGCGACGCGTTCCATGCGGCGATCGCCAAATATTCGCCGATGGGCGACGACGTGAACCACAGCCCGGCCCGTATCGGCCGGCAGACCGACGCCTATCGGCCGTCGAGGCTCAATGCCATCGAGGAACTGCCGCTGGCGCTGGGCTTCTGCCTCGTCAATGACGGCGATTTCCGCCCGTCGATCGAGGATGGGATCAATTCGGGCCGCGACACGGACTCGATCGGCGTGATGGCCGGGGCGATCCTGGGCGCCATGCATGGCGAAAGCGTCATCGACGCGGCCGACCGGGAGCTGCTCGACAGCGCCAACAAGCTCGATCTGACCGCTTCCGCCGATGCCTTCACGGCGACGGCGAAAGCCATTCTCGCCGCCGACCACCAAGCCGCCGAAGCGCGCCAGCGCGCTCGTCTAACTCTTGTTTGA
- a CDS encoding extracellular solute-binding protein, translating into MKKLLLATTALAFAIAPAFAEPVVIRMVSKDLVTTNPPDVAHIERIEAAMAAKGTEIDIQIVDLPSSGYADALSVMLLGGDIPDLIYFQGGDAKMVEQGILEDLTPWIEKSPNLKAALYPHNVERLANYPYLLYVYPPRMPQPVIRKDWLEQTGLAAPTTVDEYVALFRAIKDGDLDGDGVANTYGVTTADNTNELDSIFNQAFGVTGTWMQNEAGEWVHSRITTQEKAKLEFYAMLGAEGLFDKEYITSKFDVKEDKFYTGRAGVIFGSSAEVIDIYGGKMRQVHPDTELVLLAPPTGPGGQGNQAIDVSKEARGFAMSSLSEHKEEVMALLDFMASPEGQMLDRLGFEGEEYTKSGDTITMTDKIATWYARFFASANWTPPTPWMSEAAQGSLKQVSDNFKPDNAFVWPAEYAADLDATEAVYRAWVYKFISGEAGMDQWDAYVAEWEAAGGTRLNEYARTVLK; encoded by the coding sequence ATGAAGAAGCTTCTACTGGCGACGACGGCGCTGGCCTTTGCCATTGCGCCGGCTTTCGCCGAGCCGGTGGTGATCCGCATGGTCAGCAAGGACCTTGTCACCACCAATCCGCCTGACGTGGCGCATATCGAGCGTATCGAAGCGGCGATGGCGGCCAAGGGCACCGAGATCGATATCCAGATCGTCGATCTGCCGAGCTCGGGCTATGCCGATGCGCTCAGCGTCATGCTGCTGGGTGGCGACATTCCGGACCTGATCTATTTCCAGGGCGGCGACGCCAAGATGGTGGAGCAGGGGATTCTGGAAGACCTGACGCCATGGATCGAGAAGTCGCCGAACCTCAAGGCGGCGCTCTATCCGCACAATGTCGAGCGCCTGGCCAATTATCCCTACCTGCTCTACGTCTATCCGCCGCGCATGCCGCAGCCGGTCATCCGCAAGGACTGGCTGGAGCAGACGGGTCTCGCCGCGCCGACCACGGTCGACGAATATGTCGCCCTGTTCCGGGCGATCAAGGATGGCGATCTCGATGGTGACGGCGTTGCCAATACCTATGGCGTGACCACGGCCGACAACACCAACGAACTCGACTCCATCTTCAACCAGGCGTTCGGCGTGACCGGAACCTGGATGCAGAATGAAGCGGGCGAGTGGGTCCATTCCCGCATCACGACGCAGGAAAAAGCCAAGCTCGAATTCTACGCCATGCTTGGCGCTGAAGGCCTGTTCGACAAGGAGTACATCACCTCCAAGTTCGACGTGAAGGAAGACAAGTTCTACACCGGCCGCGCCGGCGTGATCTTCGGCTCCTCGGCAGAAGTCATCGACATCTATGGCGGCAAGATGCGCCAGGTGCACCCGGATACCGAACTGGTGCTGCTGGCCCCACCGACCGGCCCTGGCGGCCAGGGCAACCAGGCCATCGACGTGTCCAAAGAAGCCCGCGGCTTTGCCATGTCCTCGCTCTCCGAGCACAAGGAAGAGGTGATGGCGCTGCTCGACTTCATGGCGAGCCCGGAAGGCCAGATGCTCGACCGCCTCGGCTTCGAGGGTGAGGAATATACCAAGTCGGGTGACACCATCACCATGACCGACAAGATCGCGACCTGGTATGCGCGCTTCTTCGCTTCGGCCAACTGGACGCCCCCCACCCCATGGATGAGCGAAGCAGCCCAGGGCTCGCTGAAGCAGGTGTCCGACAACTTCAAGCCGGACAATGCCTTTGTGTGGCCGGCTGAATATGCCGCCGATCTGGATGCGACCGAAGCCGTCTACCGGGCCTGGGTCTACAAGTTCATCTCCGGCGAAGCCGGCATGGACCAGTGGGATGCCTATGTCGCGGAATGGGAAGCGGCCGGCGGCACTCGCTTGAACGAGTATGCGCGGACTGTGCTGAAGTAG
- a CDS encoding carbohydrate ABC transporter permease, producing MAASNNRRTPLERIEYAIIVSTLLLMVVVTVQPLLNLLAVSLSDPAKLPGMSGMEVLPRGLSFDVWALLVNHPNVRAGLLNSILITGLGTLLNIIFTALMAWGLSRPGLPGRRILFLMVLVTIVFDPGIIPDYFVNKRLGLLDSYWSVILFKLVNAWYLIILIRFFEEIPQELLEAAELDGSNPFQTFWYVVLPLAKPALATITLFYIVFHWNEFFRAMIYITDQGKWPLQVVLRQFVIGGDKLAIVGVDAANNYTGASQIDLRALKAGMIILTIVPILLIYPLILKFFTKGTMSGALKG from the coding sequence ATGGCCGCCTCCAACAATCGCCGTACGCCGCTCGAGCGCATCGAATATGCGATCATTGTTTCCACCCTGCTGCTGATGGTGGTGGTGACGGTGCAGCCGCTGCTGAACCTGCTCGCCGTGTCCCTGTCTGATCCGGCCAAGCTGCCGGGCATGAGCGGCATGGAAGTGCTGCCACGGGGCCTGTCGTTCGATGTGTGGGCACTGCTGGTCAACCATCCCAATGTGCGGGCGGGGCTGCTCAATTCGATCCTGATCACCGGGTTGGGTACGCTGCTCAATATCATCTTCACCGCGCTGATGGCCTGGGGGCTATCGCGCCCGGGACTGCCGGGGCGGCGCATCCTGTTTCTCATGGTGCTGGTCACCATCGTGTTCGATCCGGGCATCATTCCCGATTACTTCGTCAACAAGCGGCTGGGGCTGCTCGACAGTTATTGGTCGGTGATCCTCTTCAAGCTGGTCAACGCCTGGTACTTGATCATCCTGATCCGCTTCTTCGAGGAGATTCCGCAGGAATTGCTGGAGGCGGCAGAGCTCGATGGCTCCAATCCGTTCCAGACCTTCTGGTACGTGGTGCTGCCGCTGGCCAAGCCGGCGCTGGCGACGATCACGCTGTTCTACATCGTGTTCCACTGGAACGAGTTCTTCCGGGCGATGATCTACATCACTGATCAGGGCAAGTGGCCGCTGCAGGTGGTGCTGCGCCAGTTCGTGATCGGCGGCGACAAGCTGGCGATCGTGGGTGTGGACGCGGCCAACAATTATACCGGCGCCAGCCAGATCGACCTGCGCGCGCTCAAGGCCGGGATGATCATCCTGACCATCGTGCCGATCCTTTTGATCTACCCGCTGATTTTGAAGTTCTTCACCAAGGGGACGATGTCGGGGGCGCTCAAGGGATGA
- a CDS encoding ABC transporter permease, whose translation MSEVRSQQEVASMTAGESENSASLGKHAGGFLAACRQWWPYYLMMAPGIIFFVLFHYLPIWESKIAFEQVRIIPPNIWVGIKHFQVLFASPVFWQVLLNTLIISGMKMLFVFPVPILVALMLNEVRSGSLRKFIQSAVYLPHFLSWVVIAGVFIAALSPSDGVVNDITGFFGAQPKSFMTDNGSIRWVLVFSEMWRSAGWDSLLYLAAIIAIDQALYDAAEMDGANRWQKILYVTIPGIVPTIATLFILNAGMFLSADLNQVINLSNDVVRGQIDIIDTYVYRIGLQTGEYSLATAAGLFKAVLGMLLILLAHMFSKRLTGKGVW comes from the coding sequence ATGAGTGAAGTCCGTAGTCAGCAAGAGGTCGCAAGCATGACGGCCGGCGAGAGCGAGAATTCCGCAAGCTTGGGCAAGCATGCTGGCGGTTTTCTTGCAGCATGCCGCCAATGGTGGCCCTATTATCTGATGATGGCGCCGGGGATCATTTTCTTCGTGCTGTTCCACTATCTGCCGATCTGGGAATCCAAGATCGCGTTCGAACAGGTGCGCATCATCCCGCCCAATATCTGGGTGGGTATCAAGCATTTCCAGGTGCTGTTCGCCTCGCCGGTGTTCTGGCAGGTGCTGCTCAACACGCTGATCATCTCCGGCATGAAGATGCTGTTCGTGTTTCCGGTGCCGATCCTGGTGGCGCTGATGCTGAACGAGGTGCGGAGCGGGTCGCTGCGCAAGTTCATCCAGTCGGCAGTGTATCTGCCGCACTTTTTGAGCTGGGTGGTGATTGCCGGCGTGTTCATCGCGGCGCTGTCGCCGAGCGATGGTGTGGTCAACGACATTACCGGCTTTTTCGGTGCGCAACCCAAGTCGTTCATGACCGACAATGGCTCGATCCGCTGGGTGCTGGTGTTCTCAGAGATGTGGCGTTCGGCCGGTTGGGACAGCCTGCTCTATCTCGCGGCGATCATTGCCATCGACCAGGCGCTGTATGACGCGGCCGAGATGGATGGGGCCAATCGTTGGCAGAAAATCCTCTACGTCACCATTCCCGGCATCGTGCCGACGATTGCGACGCTGTTCATTCTCAATGCCGGCATGTTCCTCTCCGCTGACCTCAACCAGGTCATCAACCTCAGCAATGACGTGGTGCGTGGGCAGATCGATATCATCGACACCTATGTCTACCGCATCGGCTTGCAGACCGGCGAATACTCGCTGGCGACGGCGGCAGGCCTGTTCAAGGCCGTGCTCGGCATGCTGCTGATCCTGCTCGCACACATGTTCTCCAAACGACTGACCGGCAAGGGAGTCTGGTAA